Within the Miscanthus floridulus cultivar M001 chromosome 2, ASM1932011v1, whole genome shotgun sequence genome, the region TTATGCTGCTAGGCATCATCCGGAAGACTAGAACAGTTATGGAGTGCCTGCACCGGTTCTGTAGGGAATGCATTGACAAATCCATGCGACTTGGGTAATACATGACTATTATATTGCATTCCTGTTGTGTTGTTTTGGCTTCTGAGTCAAGACTTACAGTTCTCTTCTTTTGTATATTGTAACATGCATCCCTGCAGTATGTCAGCCCATGTTGAGTAGCACAGTATTGTTACTAACATATCCCTTTGCTATAAAGGAACAACGAGTGCCCAGCGTGCCGCACACACTGTGCGAGTCGGCGTTCTTTGAGAGATGATCCGAACTATGATGCCTTGATTGCAGCTCTATATCCAGACATTGACAAATATGAAGAAGAGGTATTGTACTTGGTATTTCTTTATACATATTAAGAGATTGATCCTAGTAAATGTTTATGCATTGTCCCATGTCCAGGAGCTAGCGTTCAACGAAGAGGAGAATGACCGCAACAAGCAGGTTCTTTTCTATTTCTGTTTTGCTGATATCAGTTTTATATCCACTTTCATGTGCATCTGCTGTGGTGTTCCGCATCAAATATTCCCCATCAATTTTGACTTAGATCTCTGAACCTGTGTGTTACAAAAATGGTGTGATATGATTCCCTGCTACTTCTTGTAGGATAGTTTTGTCCCATGTGGACCCTCCCTACATTAGCATTTTCTCGATGGGTAGTAGGAAAAATCCCAGCTAAATTTCAtttctaaggaatcaaatttggTCAACTCTGCTACCCCTTTTTTGCTCCTTTCAAAATGTCCAAGCATCAATAGACAGGTGCCCTGGATTCCTGGAATGACTTGGACTAAGTTGACATCGTAGCATTGAGCAGGTTGTTTGGTCCAACTGCACTTCTTGCAGAAGGATAATAATAAGTTAATGACTGAGAACTTCATAAAGTTCTTCGAAAATAAAGAGAACTTCATAAAGGAACAAAAATGAAATAGAACAATTAATTATTTTCATGTTAACTTTGTTAGTGGCAGAACTTCATTATATTATTTGTAACTGTAAACTGTAAAGCCCGCTCTTCGTTCCATTGGATGGAAACTTATGTTAACTACATGAATAGTGAAGTCATGAAACTGCCAACTATGTCCTACCCTTGCTACGAAGTGCAGATAAGAATATTAGAAGCCTTTTTCTTCAAGAACCCGGGAACATTGCTTTGATGTCTGTGCATATGCAAATGCTCTTGTATTCAAGTCTGACACCTATATGACCCGAACTAATGATTGACATATTTGTGTGCATCTGCCATTTTGTTTCCTCGCTTTGTTTATTTttacattgaactcaagttcatTTTCCTGATTAATTTACATGTGAAGATTCAAGCATCCATTGCTGAGGCTTTTCGGAAACAATCAGAAGTTATTGGGCGGAAGTCTACCACCAAAGCTACTGCTGCTGCATTCGTAAGAAGATCACGCCGTAACATTCGGCCTAATGGGCAGAATACCTATTTCCGTGGCCGAGGAAGAGCCAGTTCCGATGATTTTGCTCTGGCCTgttctgaagatgaagaggatggaAACGGTGAAAACGGTAGCAAAGAGGCCTCATCTGCTGAGGAGAGTTCCCCAGAGAAAAAGCAGAAACGACTGCCAAAATGGCCAACACCACGTTCTTCACCTGCCCGAGGAGCATGCAATGACGAGCTTGCTTCTGATGAAAAGGATGATGTAGGAATATCCAGGGAAAATTTTAGCACATCTCCTCTACGAGCATGGGGAAAGAATGGCACTCGCAGTCAGACTCGCCACAGTAGCTTCAGTGGTTCAAATGGTAGGATGGTCAAGGGTGGGCGCATGATCAAGTTGGTTGAGTGCTTGCGAAATTCTGACGACAATGACGGTGAGGTGAGCATAAAGATACTCGTGATATGTTTCCTTATTCATTTCAGTGTTGCCTTGCATTAGTTACTGACTTTATTTGACAGCGTGATGTGCATCTTTGTCTGCTTCCACTTGATGGACAAACGGCACCAAATCTGGAGAAGTCATATCTGTGTTGCGGCCCAACTCTCTCCATCAAACAACTTTGTCAGGTCAGTACTTATTGAAACACTAGTGTCCATTGTCAGAAATCagaacttaggccttgtttaggtggcgtttttttttggaaaatggtactgtagcactttcgttgttatttggcaattagtgtccaatcatagtctaattaggcttaaaagattcgtctcgtgaatttcgtctaaactgtgtaattagttttattttttatttatatttaatgcttcatgtgtgcgttcaaagattcgacatgacagggaatcttgaaaaattttgcaaaatgaagtggaactaaacggtaccttACAGACGGATTTCTTTGTGTAGTTTGTCGCCAATCAGAcatctcacaaagatgaagaagtTGAGATGTATGCGCTGAAGCCTTCTTATAGCAATCCTGTCAGCACTAATCCATCTGGTCTTGACAAAGCAAGGCTCGCAGGGGAGGAATGCCTTTCAGACTTGCGCTCGTTCACATTTCCTAATGGGGTTCTGGTGAGATCAAACACTTTGATTATCTGATTAACCTTGTTTACATTTCTTCTAAATGTTTTGCTCTTCATTTCAGGAGCTGGTATATGCCATAAAAGTGGCGAACTAGATGTTGAATAAAGGCCAGTTAGTTCAAATGGAGCTTGTGAGATGTGAGATAAATGTGTGTAGGTCTGTCAACCAGAAGTTTCAAAAGAGTCAGATTGGCTTCCACAGTTCACCTCGCTGTTAACCCAAATTTCGGTCTGCACTGCACTGCCAGTATTCGGGGAGTTTCTCGGTTGGGTGAAGGCTGAGTTCTTTCCTCGGGTGGTTAAGTTCTTTTGTTTCACAGTTCAGCAGTTTCAGCTTTTGGAATTCATCCGTTCATATTCTTCAGACGGCAGCCAGTCCGTGCTGCGAACGGCTTCCCAGATATACGTAACAGAAATCTGATTAAAAAAAGATATGTAACAGAAATTACTTTTTTGTCGTTTCTCTTTGTATGACAAGGACAAAGTCGTATTTAACCTTTAGCTGATTATACCAGAGCGTTACTGTTTTATTATATCTGTACGTATGTACTTGCTACAAGGGACTTGCGTGAGGTGGAAATGTATTGTTCCTTTGCGAGTTTCTtcaaagaaaataaaataaagagtTGCGGCCCCACGAACACTGGTTGGCTGGAGGGGGAGAGTCAACAATTTTGGAAAACAGTACGCTGCTACGCCCTTGAGAAACTGATACGTTACACTGTTTAAAGCTGAGATGCTGGGCATCCAAGTGAAAGTGTGATAAACAAGCTGCCATGGTAATATGGTGTATATCCATAGCAATCATGTATTCACCAACTACACTATCCGAGTCCAACGAAACCCTCATCAACAGACCTCCAGAAAAACAAATGAACCAGCTGAGCAGCCTAGTGCAGCCTAGTGTTCTATAGCGCACGCCACTCTGCGGTGTTTACTCTTTGCTGCAATAGATCATACACAAAGTGCTGCTACTGACAGCGTAACCACCCTTCATTCTATCAACGGTTTAGTCCCACAGGTAAAATCCTTCATCCATCAGGACAACAGAGAATTCAGATGGTTGACATGATCATCGCATCATTCTCCCTTGTCCTTAGTGGGCATAGACCTCCAGATCCCAGCCAAAATGCTACCGTAGACCGAGTGACAGATGCTCGAAACAGCACATGGAACAGCCGTGAGAGGGTTGCCGAAATGCTTGGTTGCAAGGACAACGCCCAGCACTGAGTTCTGCAAAGATATGAAATTCGGTGAGATATAAATAAGGCAGCCGATGTACAATTGGAAGGGCATAAGACGTAgatcctttgaaaaatgaaaggaaaaatgggcAGACACTTGGTTCACCAAAGAGATTAAGAGTTGCTTAGGTAGAATGAGATGAAAACTTTCAAATCATCTGTATCTGACATAAGGTAAATGGTACAATATTTCGACATCAGTTACCTGCATGCCAACCTCAATAGAGATTGTTCTTGCGGAAGAGATATCAATGCCTAGTATTCTTGAAAGAACATAGCCGAAGAAAAAGCCAGATGCATGCAAGCAACCAACAGATAAAACCACTTGCGACCCAGATGCTAGGATTGCTGAAGCATTCTGTGCAATAGCATTGCCACAGAGAACGGCTACTGTTGCTACAGCAATGAAGGGCATCAACGGGGACACTAATTGAACCAGACCATTGCAGTACTGATTAAGTAGAGCACCCAAAAGGACAGGTGCGAGGACAACCTGTAAAAGATATATCAACATTAGCCAGGGGTCAAAAAAATTAGACATAAGATAAGACAAAATTTGAAATTTGCAGCACCTGAGATGTGGACACAAACAGTCCCATTGGATCTACTGCAACATATTGCCCAGCAAGTTTGGATGTCAGGAGAGGGGTCATGAACTGCATCAGGGAGCAAGATGTGAATAAAAAGCAAAAGGTAACAGCTAAGTTGAGGATTACAGATGTGAGAGCAGTACAGTGTGTGAGAGTAGCACATTACCGCTGCAGCGAAAGTGCTTGCTGCTGTCATCAGGACTGAAAGAGCAACATTTGCCCTGAAATTTGAATAAGTCTCTTTACTTTTCAGTACAATTCCCTATTCCTGAATTTTGATTATTTGCCTCCATTGAATTTGAATTAGATGCAAATGCACTAACTTATTTCAAGTTAATTTTCAACACCAGTCAGTTATACCCACTGAAGAATTCAAGAGATTCATCACCATGACAGTCATTATTCACTTAGAATATATCGTTCTGCCAACATTTCATGAATTGCCACCAACCAGATGATTATTGTTCTAAGTTTTAACAAGGCTTGTGATGGCATTTATTCTTGGCATGTACACTTTATTTTTTCATTACCTTGCTAAATAGGTCACAATGTTGCTCGCTGTGCCTGCAGATACATTTTCCTTCTCAGTTCAAGTGCCATGTAGCCAATCTATAGAAAAAGGAAGGGAAGTGCATACACACCTCCAGGGCAACAGGCCACTAAAATTAGTCCAGCAGCATAATGGGATGGCAATTTCAACAGCTTGCTCACAAAAAATCCTGACAGTGGCATCACCTGTACATAAATCACTCACTCTGGATTTTTCTTGCACATGGAGGGGAAAAACATAAAATATATATCCATGTCATCACCGAAATATGCTTAGAAACAGAAGATGCGCCAAATTTTACAAGGGACGACTCTGCAGTTGTAGTAACAGTCTCATAGATAATGACGATGTAAGCAGTATGGTTTAACAGAGTATATGGTTTTTCATCCACTTACAACAACGATAATCATAATATTTTTTGTGTTTAGATAATTGCCTAAAAGTATTTTTCAGGATGCACTTATGACTCAATCATGACGTGAATACGTGATATGTGGGGACCTTGGGTCAGACTCCCAACTCGTTGAAACTTCCGCATAGTTCATGCtacaaggattttttttttcttttttggtctCTGTTATGCAATACACTAGAACTTATTTCAGGTTTTGCGAATTGTTCCTGTTACTGTTAGGGAATATTTTTTTAGAAAGAATCCTGTTAGGGAAGAATGACCTCACACCATCCATTTGAGTCTAGGGTTGCAAGTATATACAAGGGTATGGGccagaaagagagagaaaacagAAAAATATCTGTCTGTATATATTAACAGTTCCCAGTATTGGGAACAATGAAAACAACCATGTTTCTTATACCAGATGTTGTGGTATGCCTTTGCTACCAAGAGAGCAGGTTTGTTGAACCGGCAGGCGTGGAACCTCGACATGTAAGTAACATGATCAACTCTACAACGTGTTTGGTTTGTTGGATTGACTGGCGCGGAACCCAGCAATGATGGACATAAGGAACCATGGATGCAAACCAAACAAGTTACTAGGATCGGATTTAGGATTGGATGCTTTGATGGATCACCTGGTGACTCAATCCAAATAGGCCACTAGTGAAGGGCCGTGAGAATAAGCGTACAATGGCTGATGGtttttgcggctgataagccgactgatgctgttttgttgtgagagaaaagcattgtaccatggctgataagttgaAGCGAACATGAGAGTGGGCGGGCTGGGGGTAGATTTATTGCTTTCTTGCTTGTTTAAATCATCAAACGTAACTGGCTATTGACTACTACAAATTTATATTGTACTCGATGGCTGAACCTACTATTTGATCCCCTCTCTACTAATCTGCTAGCCTCAATGATCAGGATTCCATCTTCACTATACCAAGTCACCAACTCATGTGGACCTCCTCTTAATGGTGTCTGTGACAAGGAAAACTCTAATACTAActacaaaatatactaacattaTGCATCAATAGCGTAAATGTATGTGTATTTTGAACTTGAGAATATGATTACAAGGATTCAGACATATGAAGAACAAAAAAGGGGGGAACTGACCGTGTATTGCAGTATAAATCCAGCAGCTAACTCCCTCGGCATCAATAATGCGGTTTTGAGGTCATCCAAAGTCAATGTCATTCCCATTCCTGTAGGTATAAATCATATATCAATTACCAACTATAAATACAACGGTCCCCAAATGAAACCAGGGGTGAGTAACATGAACAGACACAAGAAAGTAAACACTCCTCAGTTTGCACATGTAAATTGTAAAGTGACAACATACATGAGTACAAGAAAGTAAACACTCCTCAGTTTCCATGAACTGCAGAGTGCTCGAGAATTTGGTCCTGCTGCCTCCACCATAATGGCACAGTAAAGAGCAATttttcaagtcgtccgattaatcgtgattaatcgcGACTAATCATCCTTATCGGTCCTTAGTGACCGATTTGGGGTACCGAGGCGACCAACTCAATCAGAAAGctggtcgtccgattaatcgAAGAGTAATCGTGATTAATCGTTCGACTAGGACACAGACGACTAGTTTGGTTGCTCTGTTTTTGAGCCTGTTTAACCAGGCCTATATGTGGCCTATTGGGCTTGTAatttggagatggagatggaggcttCAATTTTAATGTTGATTTGCTTAATTAGATGGCTAGTTGCCTACTTTTGTTGGACTGTGTTGAACACTTTAGCTTACGTGTACTGAAGTCGTTTTGTTATGTAATATACTGGCTGTGTGGCTGCTATGGTCTGCTATGTGCTAACTGCTAAATGCTAGTTATTTGCTACTACAGCAGTGCTTGCTAATGTAGCAGTGCTGCTGTTGAGCTGTGTCAAGAtcaagactacattagtgttgCTAATTATGGTCTTCTTTGGTATTTTAGGCTTCCAGCAGCAAGTCAGCAAAGAAATGGAGTTTGGGACAGGAATATGGACCTCTGGACATgacagaaaagagaagaaaacaaCTCCCACAAGTAAGTCACCAGCTAaacactaatgtagtcttgatgcttgctttattgtgtatactatatagtatatataggtatatatatagtaGGTATATATGTCCTGATATATAGGACGACTAGGGGTCGGCTAGGCTCGACTAATCGGCCTGGtcgacgactaatcacgattagtttcctggtcggtcccatggcgactaggttcgactgGACCACATGAAAACATTGGTAAGGAGAACATCTTATATAGAAACTAGAAAGCCAAAAACTCGTATCAAAGTGAGAATATGCAAAAGATGACGGATTGTGCTAGAGTACTGAAATTGTACAGTTCTTTTTTAaatcttcatcttcttttctcctAATCACTTGTCTGTCCTTTTTCATTTTGGGATATACTTTCCTGCTATCAGCTTGTGCATTTAGTCAGCGATCTCATTGCTAGCAGCTGTTCTAATATCATATAGAGGACATCAACAGAGCTAATAACCACAGGGGAAGTAGAGTTTGAGTCCACTTAGAAGAAGTGGCACGAGACAGCACCATGAGGGGTAGAACAAGTACTAGCGGGGGAACGGAACTACGGATACGGAAGGGAAGGAAGGCGCCGACCGAGCATTGTGAAAGAGAGGCCGAGCATCTGCGCGGTGGGCCCGACCCAGAGGAAGGCCGGCGGCCGCCACAGCGCGAGCGCGCAGGCCGACGCCACCCACACTGGGAACCCCAGCGACAGAGCCTCCCCAACGCGCACCAGCGCGCCCCGCACACCTCCATCGGCTCCTGGAGCCTGGGAGGGCGCTGCATCGGCATCGGCAGCGGCCGCGCTGCACCCGGTCCTCGACGGAATGCCGCGGGGCGGGGTGGCGTGGCGAAGGCGGAGGCAGGCGAGAAGCGGTGGGGTGGACGTAGCCTTGAGGCGCCTGTGGGGAGTAAGGAGGATACGATGGGGAACGGTTACCGCGGCGGCGGGAGCCGGCGGCGAGTGGCTGAGGAGAAGCATGCCGAAGGACGGAGAGCGGGGAAGGAACTGAACGCCGTTGACTTCTGATAACTGGGCAGAGTGAGCTGAGAAGTGGGGTGTTGTACGTAGATCAGGGGCTTAACTCTTTTTTAGCTTTATTAACGGTCCGTCAACCGTGAAAAAATTAATATAAGCTATGAAAAAGCTGTTGTGACCTATAATTTATGGTTATATATTGTTTGGCTAAAACACTTTTTCCCTCTGTTTTTCTTGAAATAATTGTGAAATAACTCTCTATCTATACATTTCGAAAAAACAGAGGGCTAAAAGCAGGATCTAAGGTGTTTTTTTTATGAAAAAGTATATTCATATTTCAACTATTTGGTTAGCTTTacgttttttttacaacaaagcACTCTTCACAGGCTCAACCAAACATAACCTAAGTTATTGGATTCAATATCACTCTAGGCCTTTTATCACCGTCCTTTTATTTCAACTTAGGTTACCTGTTATCGGGCTCAACCTCGCCACTGTAGGGTGGATGCTAACATTCTATAGCATCCTTCCTCTATGAGAGCGAGGACATCCAATCACAGAGATCCATCGTAATATTATTTTAGCCATTTTCACTTAAGAATCTTCAATGATTTCAGCAACCTAGCAGGTTTATGATGCTTAGCCGTCACTTTCTGACAATATCACATTATAGACTTTTATCTATTTTCATCAAAAAAAAGCTGTTTCAAATCTCGATATATCTTATACCCTGTTTGGAACAACTTTTCTAGACCTCCCTTGGAATCAAAGCTGCACTTCTTCCACAACGAACTTTTATAAGAATCACGCGGAGAAAAAGCTTAGCGTTTGGTATGGCAGATTCTAGGGGGAGAAAGAACT harbors:
- the LOC136523876 gene encoding probable sodium/metabolite cotransporter BASS1, chloroplastic isoform X1 encodes the protein MLLLSHSPPAPAAAVTVPHRILLTPHRRLKATSTPPLLACLRLRHATPPRGIPSRTGCSAAAADADAAPSQAPGADGGVRGALVRVGEALSLGFPVWVASACALALWRPPAFLWVGPTAQMLGLSFTMLGMGMTLTLDDLKTALLMPRELAAGFILQYTVMPLSGFFVSKLLKLPSHYAAGLILVACCPGGTASNIVTYLARANVALSVLMTAASTFAAAFMTPLLTSKLAGQYVAVDPMGLFVSTSQVVLAPVLLGALLNQYCNGLVQLVSPLMPFIAVATVAVLCGNAIAQNASAILASGSQVVLSVGCLHASGFFFGYVLSRILGIDISSARTISIEVGMQNSVLGVVLATKHFGNPLTAVPCAVSSICHSVYGSILAGIWRSMPTKDKGE
- the LOC136523862 gene encoding putative E3 ubiquitin-protein ligase RING1a isoform X2, whose product is MKTRFVPVKLPDVRKEVQCPICLGIIRKTRTVMECLHRFCRECIDKSMRLGNNECPACRTHCASRRSLRDDPNYDALIAALYPDIDKYEEEELAFNEEENDRNKQIQASIAEAFRKQSEVIGRKSTTKATAAAFVRRSRRNIRPNGQNTYFRGRGRASSDDFALACSEDEEDGNGENGSKEASSAEESSPEKKQKRLPKWPTPRSSPARGACNDELASDEKDDVGISRENFSTSPLRAWGKNGTRSQTRHSSFSGSNGRMVKGGRMIKLVECLRNSDDNDGERDVHLCLLPLDGQTAPNLEKSYLCCGPTLSIKQLCQFVANQTSHKDEEVEMYALKPSYSNPVSTNPSGLDKARLAGEECLSDLRSFTFPNGVLELVYAIKVAN
- the LOC136523862 gene encoding putative E3 ubiquitin-protein ligase RING1a isoform X1, which codes for MPAQKLPPPPPSPSPSAAPGAGSPPPASPPPPPTAEPAEKKPKLEENGSAGAGAGAEANGNANDSGAKAAAAESSESESEDADATKQEFVPVKLPDVRKEVQCPICLGIIRKTRTVMECLHRFCRECIDKSMRLGNNECPACRTHCASRRSLRDDPNYDALIAALYPDIDKYEEEELAFNEEENDRNKQIQASIAEAFRKQSEVIGRKSTTKATAAAFVRRSRRNIRPNGQNTYFRGRGRASSDDFALACSEDEEDGNGENGSKEASSAEESSPEKKQKRLPKWPTPRSSPARGACNDELASDEKDDVGISRENFSTSPLRAWGKNGTRSQTRHSSFSGSNGRMVKGGRMIKLVECLRNSDDNDGERDVHLCLLPLDGQTAPNLEKSYLCCGPTLSIKQLCQFVANQTSHKDEEVEMYALKPSYSNPVSTNPSGLDKARLAGEECLSDLRSFTFPNGVLELVYAIKVAN
- the LOC136523876 gene encoding probable sodium/metabolite cotransporter BASS1, chloroplastic isoform X2, with the protein product MGMTLTLDDLKTALLMPRELAAGFILQYTVMPLSGFFVSKLLKLPSHYAAGLILVACCPGGTASNIVTYLARANVALSVLMTAASTFAAAFMTPLLTSKLAGQYVAVDPMGLFVSTSQVVLAPVLLGALLNQYCNGLVQLVSPLMPFIAVATVAVLCGNAIAQNASAILASGSQVVLSVGCLHASGFFFGYVLSRILGIDISSARTISIEVGMQNSVLGVVLATKHFGNPLTAVPCAVSSICHSVYGSILAGIWRSMPTKDKGE